In Topomyia yanbarensis strain Yona2022 chromosome 2, ASM3024719v1, whole genome shotgun sequence, one DNA window encodes the following:
- the LOC131680009 gene encoding uncharacterized protein LOC131680009 has protein sequence MDPEGKHGKVIVLSLKAANEGVLPKNHPFSVGTKYILKVRQQAHATKLLDMKKLFDGTPVEVTAHPTLNYSRCIVNCSEVNDMSQEELLTELAPQGVTAVRRLTRMVDKVKVNTSTMILTMEGTTWPQYIYFGALRVPTRFYYPVPMLCFNCLEYGHTKARCKGASRCQICSAPEHKAEDCKGLTSVIAELKRRPSCQCKKTDEENTSKKEQRNKRAKEISPETTTGTEFRPPPLKKVSSKMNDNTQPGKNIQTSATQPMLEDPIETLNSDTNTEEMSITDNESDRSDTIVINRKGKRKHHRTKNATTNQQ, from the exons ATGGATCCGGAAGGAAAGCATGGTAAGGTGATCGTGCTATCACTCAAGGCTGCCAACGAAGGAGTGCTGCCAAAAAATCATCCCTTCAGTGTCG GAACCAAGTATATTTTGAAAGTAAGACAGCAAGCACATGCCACCAAGCTGCTCGATATGAAAAAGTTATTCGACGGTACACCGGTTGAAGTTACAGCGCACCCCACACTTAACTACAGTAGGTGCATTGTAAACTGTTCGGAGGTCAATGACATGTCACAGGAAGAGTTGCTAACCGAGCTGGCTCCTCAAGGAGTGACAGCAGTACGCCGGCTCACGAGAATGGTGGACAAAGTGAAAGTCAATACGTCCACCATGATACTGACGATGGAAGGAACCACCTGGCCACAGTACATATATTTTGGAGCGCTCAGAGTTCCAACGCGATTTTATTACCCCGTACCCATGCTCTGCTTCAACTGCCTGGAATACGGACACACAAAAGCTCGCTGCAAAGGTGCATCTCGATGCCAAATCTGCTCGGCCCCCGAGCACAAGGCTGAAGACTGTAAAGGA CTCACCTCTGTCATCGCTGAACTGAAGAGACGCCCAAGCTGCCAATGCAAAAAAACTGACGAAGAGAATACTTCGAAAAAGGAACAACGGAACAAACGTGCTAAGGAAATATCGCCGGAAACAACAACTGGAACTGAATTTCGTCCTCCGCCTTTGAAGAAGGTTTCTTCAAAAATGAACGATAACACCCAACCTGGCAAAAACATTCAAACGTCCGCAACACAGCCGATGCTTGAAGACCCAATCGAAACCCTAAATTCCGATACTAATACGGAAGAAATGAGCATCACGGACAATGAATCTGACCGATCCGATACAATTGTTATCAATCGAAAGGGCAAAAGGAAACACCACCGAACCAAAAATGCAACCACCAACCAACAATAA